The Microbacterium sp. LWO12-1.2 genome includes a window with the following:
- a CDS encoding ComF family protein translates to MSSSSLRMPLRRILSELAGLLLAASCAGCGEPGELLCTVCRAELTSCRVDTITPDGLTVHAALSFDGVAARCIRRLKGEGETLLAGVLGDALAPVLDEVSASGAIVVPVPTSRAAFRRRGYRVPDLLVRRAGAEPVDLLIHEGEREDQRGLDVRERRDNVRGSMRARHRGAGEQVVVVDDVVTTGATLDEAARALRQAGFEVLSAVALAATPRHRRLIEDSSATRRK, encoded by the coding sequence ATGTCCTCCTCGTCGCTGCGAATGCCACTCCGCCGCATCCTCTCTGAACTGGCCGGGCTCCTCCTCGCCGCGTCCTGCGCGGGGTGCGGGGAGCCGGGGGAGCTGTTGTGCACGGTATGCCGCGCAGAGCTCACGTCGTGCCGGGTGGACACCATCACGCCGGATGGTCTCACCGTGCATGCCGCGCTCTCGTTCGACGGCGTCGCGGCGCGATGCATCCGCCGTCTCAAAGGTGAAGGCGAGACGCTGCTCGCCGGTGTGCTCGGTGACGCGCTCGCTCCGGTTCTCGACGAGGTATCGGCCTCAGGGGCGATAGTCGTGCCGGTGCCGACCAGCCGCGCCGCATTCCGCCGCCGCGGCTATCGGGTACCAGACCTTCTCGTCCGCCGAGCCGGAGCGGAACCGGTGGACCTGCTCATCCACGAGGGTGAGCGCGAGGATCAACGCGGTCTCGACGTGCGTGAGCGCCGCGACAACGTCCGAGGGAGCATGCGCGCACGGCATCGCGGTGCAGGGGAGCAGGTCGTGGTGGTGGATGACGTCGTCACCACCGGTGCGACGCTGGACGAGGCAGCGCGAGCCCTCAGGCAGGCAGGATTCGAAGTGCTATCCGCCGTTGCGCTCGCCGCCACGCCGCGTCACCGAAGACTCATCGAGGACTCATCGGCGACACGGAGGAAATGA
- the hpf gene encoding ribosome hibernation-promoting factor, HPF/YfiA family, giving the protein METSIVGVGVGITDRFRTVVEEKIAKIQTFAGRAQRLDVKVTHRVYRNGHVPDETVELTLVGKGPVVRAEATDGDKFVALDLAVDKMSEQLRRAKEKRVDGRQHPRGAHFEKGSGALEGIDVQPASVEVLHAVATGNVPVQNDEEEAYSPVVIRTKSFDAEWMTVEEAVDRMELVGHDFFLFVDVRSDHPSVVYRRKGWDYGVIALSTQAPPAEALAS; this is encoded by the coding sequence ATGGAAACGAGCATCGTTGGCGTCGGGGTGGGTATCACTGACCGATTCCGCACCGTTGTCGAAGAGAAGATCGCCAAGATCCAGACGTTCGCCGGACGCGCGCAACGCCTGGATGTGAAAGTCACGCATCGCGTGTATCGCAACGGCCACGTTCCGGACGAGACTGTCGAGCTCACACTCGTCGGCAAGGGTCCGGTGGTGCGAGCGGAGGCGACGGACGGCGACAAGTTCGTCGCTCTCGACCTGGCGGTCGACAAGATGTCGGAGCAGCTGCGACGCGCGAAGGAGAAGCGAGTCGACGGTCGACAGCACCCGCGCGGTGCGCATTTCGAGAAGGGCAGCGGTGCCCTGGAAGGAATCGATGTGCAGCCGGCATCCGTGGAGGTCCTCCACGCGGTCGCGACGGGCAACGTCCCCGTGCAGAACGATGAGGAAGAGGCGTACTCGCCCGTCGTCATCCGCACCAAGAGCTTCGATGCGGAATGGATGACCGTCGAGGAGGCGGTCGACCGCATGGAGCTCGTCGGACACGACTTCTTCCTGTTCGTCGATGTGCGCAGCGACCACCCCAGCGTCGTGTACCGCCGCAAGGGCTGGGACTACGGTGTGATCGCGTTGAGCACCCAGGCGCCGCCGGCGGAAGCCCTCGCGTCCTGA
- a CDS encoding PadR family transcriptional regulator produces MSVRQSLLAILDQGPCYGYQLKHEYDRRTGATSTLNVGQIYNTLERLERDGLVRRGEADERGHVYWQITEDGSLEVARWLASPVVRNSTTRDELAVKLAVAATLPGTDVAAVIRAQRVESLAQLHALQQARYRGESAGGPEELAWSLVMDSMLFAAEAETRWLDRVEERLSQHPATAFSLALTTERPKRGRPARVDAA; encoded by the coding sequence ATGTCGGTGCGCCAGAGCCTGCTCGCCATCCTGGATCAAGGCCCCTGCTACGGCTATCAGTTGAAGCACGAGTACGACAGACGCACAGGGGCGACGTCGACTCTCAACGTCGGGCAGATCTACAACACGCTCGAGCGCCTCGAACGAGACGGGCTCGTCCGGCGAGGTGAGGCCGATGAACGCGGTCACGTGTACTGGCAGATCACCGAGGACGGTTCCCTCGAGGTCGCCCGATGGCTGGCTTCCCCCGTCGTGCGCAACAGCACGACGCGTGATGAGCTCGCGGTCAAGCTCGCGGTCGCCGCAACTCTCCCTGGAACGGATGTGGCAGCCGTCATCCGCGCACAGCGCGTGGAGTCCCTGGCACAGCTGCACGCCCTGCAGCAGGCGAGATACCGCGGTGAGAGCGCAGGCGGCCCGGAAGAGCTCGCCTGGTCGTTGGTGATGGACTCGATGTTGTTCGCCGCCGAGGCCGAGACCCGATGGCTCGATCGCGTCGAGGAGCGCCTCTCCCAGCACCCCGCGACCGCCTTCTCGCTCGCGCTCACCACCGAACGCCCGAAGAGAGGTCGGCCGGCGCGGGTCGACGCGGCGTGA